One Streptomyces drozdowiczii DNA segment encodes these proteins:
- a CDS encoding acetolactate synthase large subunit, producing MSHAVHQAPAAHLPRVHAADGTMTGAQSLIRSLEDAGADTVFGIPGGCILPAYDPLMDSTRIRHVLVRHEQGAGHAATGYAQATGKVGVCIATSGPGATNLVTPIADAHMDSVPLVAITGQVPSQAIGSDAFQEADIVGITLPITKHNFLVTSAEDIPRVISEAFHLAATGRPGPVLVDITKDALQARTRFVPSGAAHLRGYRPRTRPHPGQVREAARRIVAAERPVLYVGGGVLKARATAELRDLAELTGVPVVTTLMALGAFPGSHPQHLGMPGMHGDVAAVAALQRADLVVALGARFDDRVTGRPDTFAPHAAVIHADVDPAEIGKNRAVDVPIVGDAREVIGALAEAVRALGGAGRRTAWWQDIDRWRTTYPRGYELPADGTLSPQLVIERIGQLAPEGTLFASGVGQHQMWAAQFLPHEEPGTWFNSGGAGTMGYAVPAAMGAKAGRPDRTVWAIDGDGCFQMTNQELTTCALNNIPIKVAVINNGALGMVRQWQNLFYDARFSNTVLHDGATNAATGSTLGVGSAANRGTRVPDFVMLAEAMNCVGLRCETPEELDAVIDKANSVTDRPVVVDFIVHEDAMVWPMVPAGTSNDDIMAARDVRPDFGDAADD from the coding sequence ATGTCACATGCTGTGCACCAGGCCCCCGCGGCCCACCTCCCGCGCGTCCACGCCGCCGACGGAACCATGACCGGCGCCCAGTCACTGATCCGCTCCCTCGAAGACGCCGGCGCGGACACGGTGTTCGGGATTCCCGGCGGCTGCATCCTCCCGGCCTACGACCCGCTGATGGACTCCACCAGAATCCGCCACGTCCTGGTCCGGCACGAGCAGGGCGCGGGCCACGCGGCCACCGGCTACGCGCAGGCCACCGGGAAGGTGGGCGTCTGCATCGCGACCTCCGGCCCCGGCGCCACCAACCTGGTGACGCCGATCGCCGACGCCCACATGGACTCCGTGCCGCTCGTGGCGATCACCGGCCAGGTCCCGTCGCAGGCAATCGGCTCGGACGCCTTCCAGGAGGCGGACATCGTCGGCATCACCCTGCCGATCACCAAGCACAACTTCCTGGTCACCTCGGCCGAGGACATCCCCCGGGTGATCTCGGAGGCGTTCCACCTGGCCGCCACCGGCCGACCGGGTCCGGTGCTCGTCGACATCACCAAGGACGCCCTCCAGGCCCGCACCCGCTTCGTCCCGTCCGGGGCCGCCCACCTGCGCGGGTACCGGCCGCGCACCCGCCCGCACCCGGGTCAGGTCCGGGAGGCGGCCCGGCGGATCGTGGCCGCCGAGCGGCCCGTCCTCTACGTCGGCGGCGGTGTCCTGAAGGCGCGGGCCACCGCCGAGCTGCGCGACCTGGCCGAGCTGACCGGCGTACCGGTGGTGACCACGCTGATGGCGCTCGGCGCCTTCCCCGGCAGCCACCCCCAGCACCTGGGCATGCCCGGCATGCACGGTGACGTGGCCGCGGTGGCCGCCCTCCAGAGGGCGGACCTGGTCGTCGCCCTCGGCGCCCGCTTCGACGACCGGGTCACCGGCCGCCCGGACACCTTCGCCCCGCACGCCGCCGTGATCCACGCCGACGTCGACCCGGCGGAGATCGGCAAGAACCGCGCCGTGGACGTGCCCATCGTCGGCGACGCCCGCGAGGTGATCGGCGCTCTCGCGGAGGCCGTCCGGGCCCTGGGCGGGGCCGGTCGGCGCACCGCCTGGTGGCAGGACATCGACCGCTGGCGGACCACCTACCCGCGCGGCTACGAGCTGCCCGCCGACGGCACCCTGTCCCCGCAGCTCGTCATCGAACGCATCGGGCAACTGGCGCCCGAGGGAACCCTGTTCGCGTCCGGGGTCGGCCAGCACCAGATGTGGGCCGCGCAGTTCCTGCCGCACGAGGAGCCGGGCACCTGGTTCAACTCCGGCGGCGCCGGGACGATGGGGTACGCGGTGCCGGCCGCGATGGGCGCCAAGGCCGGACGGCCCGACCGCACCGTCTGGGCGATCGACGGCGACGGCTGCTTCCAGATGACCAATCAGGAACTCACCACCTGCGCCCTGAACAACATCCCCATCAAGGTCGCCGTCATCAACAACGGCGCCCTGGGGATGGTCCGCCAGTGGCAGAACCTCTTCTACGACGCGCGGTTCTCCAACACCGTGCTGCACGACGGCGCCACCAACGCCGCCACCGGCTCCACCCTGGGCGTCGGCTCCGCCGCCAACCGCGGCACCCGCGTCCCGGACTTCGTCATGCTCGCCGAGGCGATGAACTGCGTCGGACTGCGCTGCGAGACCCCCGAGGAGCTGGACGCGGTCATCGACAAGGCCAACTCGGTCACCGACCGTCCCGTGGTCGTGGACTTCATCGTCCACGAGGACGCGATGGTCTGGCCGATGGTCCCGGCCGGCACCTCCAACGACGACATCATGGCCGCCCGAGACGTCCGCCCGGACTTCGGCGACGCGGCGGACGACTGA
- a CDS encoding kinase, translated as MTLPCTIHTTRATFTPAPGAAVTVSPEWRSKARRAAELAVRTVVPADAGPVGGHLELAGDVPLCRGFGSSTSDVLAAVWAVKDAFRAPLPPREVARLAVRAETASDSLMFEDSTVLFAQREGTVIEDFGYRMPPLRVLGFGSRPSNRGKGVDTLALPPARYDAAEIDRFTELRRRLREAIQTKDCALLGAVATASAEINQRHLPVPGFDRIRDIARTSGAVGVQVAHSGDIAGLLFDRDDPQADAHVAAASELLRGSGIDEQWNYTTGD; from the coding sequence GTGACACTGCCCTGCACCATTCACACCACCCGGGCGACCTTCACCCCGGCGCCCGGCGCCGCGGTCACCGTGTCCCCGGAGTGGCGGAGCAAGGCGCGGCGCGCGGCCGAACTGGCCGTGCGGACGGTGGTGCCGGCGGACGCCGGCCCGGTCGGCGGCCACCTCGAACTGGCGGGCGACGTCCCGCTGTGCCGGGGGTTCGGCTCCTCCACCAGCGACGTGCTGGCGGCCGTCTGGGCCGTGAAGGACGCCTTCCGCGCCCCGCTGCCGCCACGCGAGGTGGCCCGGCTCGCGGTGCGCGCGGAGACCGCCTCCGACTCCCTGATGTTCGAGGACTCCACGGTGCTGTTCGCGCAGCGCGAGGGCACCGTCATCGAGGACTTCGGCTACCGGATGCCGCCCCTGCGGGTGCTGGGCTTCGGCTCCCGCCCCTCCAACCGGGGCAAGGGCGTCGACACGCTCGCCCTGCCGCCCGCCCGCTACGACGCGGCCGAGATCGACCGGTTCACCGAGCTGCGCCGGCGATTGCGCGAGGCCATCCAGACGAAGGACTGCGCACTGCTCGGCGCCGTGGCCACGGCCAGCGCCGAGATCAACCAGCGGCACCTGCCGGTCCCCGGCTTCGACCGGATCCGCGACATCGCCCGCACCTCCGGCGCGGTCGGCGTACAGGTGGCGCACAGCGGGGACATCGCGGGACTCCTCTTCGACCGGGACGACCCGCAGGCCGACGCGCACGTCGCAGCCGCGAGCGAACTGCTGCGCGGCAGCGGCATCGACGAGCAGTGGAACTACACGACGGGTGACTGA
- a CDS encoding MFS transporter produces the protein MGEGLRYAAHDPYLRVLTAYGTVTNLLLTAYQAIMPVFMIRQLDVPEGATGWLMASSSIGGILGALGVKRVTARWGTARGLLVATVGTAPFGLLIPMGGKGWMLAALVAGNALLAVGVVLANVVQGAFRQQYCPPQLLGRVTACISVASFGAIPFGSLLGGVLGTALGLRPTLWLLTAGLAVTPLLLLAGPLRARRDLPTAPGDA, from the coding sequence GTGGGCGAGGGCCTGCGCTACGCCGCGCACGACCCGTACCTGCGGGTGCTGACCGCGTACGGCACCGTCACCAACCTGCTGCTGACGGCGTATCAGGCGATCATGCCGGTGTTCATGATCCGCCAGCTGGACGTCCCCGAGGGCGCCACCGGCTGGCTCATGGCCTCCAGCAGCATCGGCGGGATACTCGGCGCGCTCGGGGTCAAGCGGGTCACCGCCCGCTGGGGCACCGCCCGCGGCCTGCTGGTCGCCACCGTCGGCACGGCCCCCTTCGGCCTGCTGATCCCGATGGGCGGCAAGGGCTGGATGCTCGCCGCGCTGGTGGCGGGCAACGCCCTGCTCGCCGTCGGCGTGGTGCTCGCCAACGTGGTCCAGGGCGCCTTCCGCCAGCAGTACTGCCCGCCGCAGCTTCTCGGCCGCGTCACGGCCTGCATCTCGGTCGCGAGCTTCGGCGCCATCCCGTTCGGCTCCCTGCTCGGCGGTGTGCTCGGCACGGCACTCGGACTGCGCCCGACGCTGTGGCTGCTCACGGCCGGACTCGCCGTCACCCCGCTGCTGCTCCTGGCCGGACCACTGCGTGCGCGACGCGACCTGCCCACCGCGCCCGGTGACGCGTGA
- a CDS encoding ATP-grasp domain-containing protein, whose product MSGRLLLLVESNTTGTGRLFARRAVELGVVPVLLCADPDRYPYAAEDGLRTVVTDTADPDRLAATAERLAADTPVAGVLTSSEYYVPAAAALAARLGLPGPSADAVRACRDKAEQRRTLAAAGVGVPTFAVVSTPAAARSAAAHRMPVVVKPSQGSGSLGVRLCADLDEVEAHTRTLLAAGVNERGVAVPGRVLVEEYLTGAEYSVEVFGTEAVVTVAKHVGPLPSFVEVGHDLPAALPAEVERELGRTAVRAVTALGLGWGAAHVELRLDGASAKVIEVNPRLAGGMIPELVRRACGADLVRAQVLAALGRPAHPEHTGRGRASIRFLTTDRDGVLAPDLTGALARARAVPGVAEAVLYRSPGEPVGPAADFRGRLGHVIAVADRAAAAADAAELAVAELAGAITPTATDREEALT is encoded by the coding sequence GTGAGCGGCCGGCTGCTGCTCCTGGTGGAGTCCAACACCACGGGAACCGGGCGGCTGTTCGCCCGCCGGGCCGTCGAACTCGGCGTCGTGCCGGTGCTGCTGTGCGCGGACCCGGACCGCTACCCGTACGCGGCCGAGGACGGCCTGCGTACCGTCGTCACCGACACCGCCGACCCGGACCGGCTGGCCGCCACCGCCGAGCGGCTGGCGGCCGACACACCGGTGGCCGGAGTACTGACCAGCTCCGAGTACTACGTGCCCGCCGCCGCCGCCCTGGCCGCACGGCTCGGCCTGCCCGGCCCGTCCGCGGACGCCGTGCGGGCCTGCCGGGACAAGGCCGAGCAGCGCCGGACACTGGCCGCCGCCGGGGTGGGCGTGCCCACCTTCGCCGTCGTGTCGACCCCCGCCGCCGCCCGGTCCGCGGCGGCCCACCGGATGCCGGTCGTCGTCAAGCCGTCGCAGGGCTCCGGCAGCCTGGGCGTGCGGTTGTGCGCGGACCTCGACGAGGTCGAGGCGCACACCCGCACCCTGCTGGCGGCCGGCGTCAACGAGCGCGGGGTGGCCGTCCCGGGACGCGTCCTGGTCGAGGAGTACCTGACCGGCGCCGAGTACTCCGTGGAGGTGTTCGGCACCGAGGCGGTGGTCACCGTCGCCAAGCACGTCGGGCCGCTGCCCTCCTTCGTGGAGGTCGGCCACGACCTGCCCGCCGCGCTCCCGGCCGAGGTGGAGCGGGAGCTCGGGCGCACCGCCGTGCGGGCGGTGACGGCCCTCGGCCTCGGATGGGGCGCCGCCCACGTCGAACTGCGGCTGGACGGGGCGTCGGCCAAGGTGATCGAGGTCAACCCCCGCCTGGCCGGCGGAATGATCCCCGAACTGGTCCGCCGCGCCTGCGGGGCCGACCTCGTGCGCGCCCAGGTGCTCGCCGCGCTCGGCCGCCCGGCGCACCCCGAGCACACCGGCCGGGGCCGCGCCTCCATCCGCTTCCTGACCACCGACCGCGACGGCGTCCTGGCGCCCGACCTGACCGGCGCCCTCGCCCGCGCCCGGGCCGTGCCCGGGGTGGCGGAGGCGGTCCTCTACCGCTCGCCCGGCGAACCGGTCGGCCCCGCCGCCGACTTCCGGGGCCGGCTCGGCCACGTCATCGCGGTCGCCGACCGCGCCGCCGCGGCGGCCGACGCCGCCGAGCTGGCGGTGGCGGAGCTGGCCGGAGCGATCACCCCCACGGCCACCGACCGCGAGGAGGCGCTGACATGA
- a CDS encoding MFS transporter produces MSTEPIAETPAPPAPSLAGHRDFRLLWIGETTNRVGINITTVAMPLVAVVTLNASTLAVSVLAAVPWLPWLLIGLPAGAWVDRMRRRPLMLVCNASSVVLLASVPVAAWLGVLTMTQLLVVGLLNGLAAVFFGISYKVYLPSIVDRGLLQQANARLQGSESVAQVAGLGGGGLLAQAFGAVSGLLVNACTFVVSALCLFGIRSREKMPEPPPSAPRCAARWARACATPRTTRTCGC; encoded by the coding sequence ATGAGCACCGAACCGATCGCGGAAACCCCGGCCCCACCGGCCCCGTCCCTCGCCGGGCACCGCGACTTCCGCCTGCTGTGGATCGGCGAGACCACCAACCGCGTCGGCATCAACATCACCACCGTCGCGATGCCGCTGGTCGCCGTGGTCACCCTGAACGCCAGCACCCTCGCGGTCAGCGTGCTGGCCGCGGTGCCCTGGCTGCCCTGGCTGCTGATCGGCCTCCCGGCCGGTGCCTGGGTGGACCGGATGCGGCGCCGCCCGCTGATGCTGGTCTGCAACGCCTCCTCGGTCGTGCTGCTCGCCAGCGTGCCGGTCGCTGCCTGGCTCGGCGTGCTCACCATGACCCAGCTCCTGGTGGTGGGCCTCCTCAACGGCCTGGCCGCGGTGTTCTTCGGCATCTCGTACAAGGTCTACCTGCCGTCCATCGTGGACCGCGGCCTGCTCCAGCAGGCCAACGCCCGGCTCCAGGGCAGCGAATCGGTCGCGCAGGTCGCCGGCCTCGGCGGCGGCGGCCTGCTCGCCCAGGCATTCGGCGCCGTCTCCGGACTGCTCGTCAACGCCTGCACCTTCGTCGTCTCGGCGCTGTGCCTGTTCGGCATCCGCAGCCGGGAGAAGATGCCCGAGCCCCCGCCGAGCGCACCCCGCTGCGCCGCGAGGTGGGCGAGGGCCTGCGCTACGCCGCGCACGACCCGTACCTGCGGGTGCTGA
- a CDS encoding PLP-dependent cysteine synthase family protein, which yields MTTTTLPRAHSSIVEATELPRIIKVGDNLYAAAFSLMKLLPARYIIDRAEAAGVLTPGTPVIETSSGTFALGLAMVCGLRGYPLTIVGDRAIDQELRTRLEMLGTTVEIVEHTGEAGGIQGARLARVAELCRQHPDAFVPGQYDNPDNPGAYGVVADLVADTVGAVDCLVGPVGSGGSTGGLAAALRPRNPQLHLVGVDTHGSIIFGTPDGPRTLRGLGSSIHPGNVRHSAYDEAHWVTAPEAFHATRELYRGHGLFMGPTSGASFQVASWWAAANPDSTVVMVLPDEGYRYQSTVYNDAWLAEQGIVPAPAPGGAPVTVEHPLDAPPVWSRLMWARRGFDDVMMPEMPS from the coding sequence ATGACGACGACGACCCTGCCCCGAGCCCATTCCTCGATCGTGGAGGCCACCGAGCTGCCACGCATCATCAAGGTGGGCGACAACCTCTACGCGGCGGCCTTCAGCCTGATGAAGCTGCTGCCCGCCCGCTACATCATCGACCGGGCCGAGGCCGCCGGGGTGCTCACCCCGGGCACCCCGGTCATCGAGACCTCCTCCGGCACGTTCGCGCTGGGCCTGGCGATGGTGTGCGGGCTGCGCGGCTACCCGCTGACCATCGTCGGCGACCGCGCGATCGATCAGGAACTGCGCACCCGGCTGGAGATGCTGGGCACCACGGTGGAGATCGTCGAGCACACCGGTGAGGCCGGCGGCATCCAGGGCGCCCGGCTGGCCCGGGTCGCCGAGCTGTGCAGACAGCACCCGGACGCCTTCGTCCCCGGCCAGTACGACAACCCCGACAACCCGGGGGCGTACGGAGTCGTGGCCGACCTGGTCGCCGACACCGTCGGAGCCGTCGACTGCCTGGTGGGCCCGGTCGGTTCGGGCGGCTCGACCGGCGGACTCGCCGCGGCGCTCCGGCCCCGCAACCCGCAGCTCCACCTGGTCGGCGTCGACACCCACGGCAGCATCATCTTCGGCACCCCGGACGGCCCGCGCACCCTGCGCGGCCTCGGCAGCAGCATCCACCCGGGCAACGTGCGGCACAGCGCCTACGACGAGGCGCACTGGGTCACCGCCCCCGAGGCGTTCCACGCGACCCGCGAACTGTACCGGGGCCACGGCCTGTTCATGGGCCCGACCAGCGGCGCGTCCTTCCAGGTGGCGTCCTGGTGGGCCGCGGCCAACCCGGACAGCACGGTCGTGATGGTGCTGCCCGACGAGGGCTACCGCTACCAGTCCACCGTCTACAACGACGCCTGGCTCGCCGAGCAGGGCATCGTGCCCGCGCCCGCCCCCGGCGGCGCCCCGGTCACCGTGGAGCACCCGCTGGACGCGCCGCCCGTCTGGTCGCGCCTGATGTGGGCGCGGCGCGGCTTCGACGACGTGATGATGCCGGAGATGCCGTCGTGA
- a CDS encoding argininosuccinate lyase — MTALSHDGVRTGRLSSALDPEAHAIVYAPFTDAGDADPLGDELRRISEVDRAHLIMLTERGVVEPGRAAALLRAVEELRAADFGPVRGRPMPRGVYLAYEGHLIETLGDTTGGVLHTGRSRNDLNATTARLRARTPFLALLDAVDGLADVLLARAASYADVTMPAYTHGQPAVPITYGHYLAGVAGGVLRAYGRLLEAGDQLDVNPLGAGAVGGTSVPVDAERTAELLGFTATVPNSVDAVASRDFALALLSASAMLGVTLARAARDLGVWTSEESGLLRVTDTMVGSSSMMPQKRNPFPLEHVQGRATASLGAFVAAATAMTTAGYTNAIAVGTEAMRHLWPGLGDTTDAVTLLRLVVAGTEPCPDRMAERARDGFTAATYLAERLVADGMPFRAAHHRVGETVLEALESGRSLEETARFDGDLAPDRVAAACAFGGGPGADGLPPLRDLLTRHRAETAARRDRWSAAAALLDEAVGKAVRA; from the coding sequence ATGACCGCCCTGTCGCACGACGGGGTCCGCACCGGGCGGCTCAGCTCGGCCCTGGACCCCGAGGCGCACGCCATCGTCTACGCCCCGTTCACGGACGCGGGGGACGCCGACCCGCTCGGCGACGAGCTGCGCCGCATCAGCGAGGTCGACCGCGCCCACCTGATCATGCTCACCGAGCGGGGCGTCGTGGAGCCGGGCCGTGCCGCCGCCCTGCTCCGGGCCGTGGAGGAACTGCGCGCCGCCGACTTCGGGCCGGTGCGCGGACGCCCCATGCCACGCGGGGTGTACCTGGCGTACGAGGGCCACCTCATCGAGACGCTGGGGGACACCACCGGCGGTGTCCTGCACACCGGCCGCTCCCGCAACGACCTCAATGCCACCACCGCCCGGCTGCGCGCCCGCACCCCGTTCCTCGCCCTGCTGGACGCGGTGGACGGTCTGGCCGACGTGCTGCTCGCGCGGGCCGCCTCGTACGCGGACGTGACCATGCCCGCGTACACCCACGGCCAGCCGGCCGTGCCGATCACCTACGGCCACTACCTGGCCGGCGTCGCGGGCGGTGTGCTCCGCGCCTACGGCCGGCTCCTCGAAGCCGGCGACCAGCTGGACGTCAACCCGCTGGGCGCCGGGGCCGTCGGCGGCACCTCCGTCCCCGTCGACGCGGAACGCACCGCGGAACTCCTCGGGTTCACCGCGACCGTGCCCAACTCCGTGGACGCCGTCGCCTCCCGTGACTTCGCCCTGGCGCTGCTGTCCGCGTCCGCGATGCTCGGCGTCACCCTCGCCCGGGCCGCCCGCGACCTCGGCGTGTGGACCTCCGAGGAGTCGGGGCTGCTGCGGGTCACCGACACCATGGTCGGCTCCAGCTCGATGATGCCGCAGAAGCGCAACCCCTTCCCGCTGGAGCACGTCCAGGGCCGCGCCACCGCGAGCCTGGGCGCCTTCGTGGCCGCCGCCACGGCGATGACCACGGCCGGCTACACCAACGCCATCGCCGTCGGAACCGAGGCCATGCGCCACCTGTGGCCGGGCCTCGGCGACACCACCGACGCCGTGACGCTGCTGAGGCTGGTCGTGGCCGGGACCGAGCCGTGCCCCGACCGGATGGCCGAACGCGCCCGCGACGGCTTCACCGCGGCGACCTACCTGGCCGAACGCCTCGTCGCCGACGGTATGCCGTTCCGCGCCGCGCACCACCGGGTGGGCGAGACGGTACTGGAGGCCCTGGAGTCGGGCCGCTCCCTGGAGGAGACGGCCCGGTTCGACGGCGACCTCGCCCCCGACCGGGTCGCGGCGGCCTGCGCCTTCGGCGGCGGCCCCGGCGCGGACGGGCTGCCCCCGCTGCGCGACCTGCTCACCCGGCACCGCGCCGAGACCGCCGCCCGGCGCGACCGCTGGTCGGCCGCCGCCGCGCTCCTCGACGAAGCCGTCGGAAAGGCGGTACGCGCATGA
- a CDS encoding 4'-phosphopantetheinyl transferase family protein — MDRVDRMDETPPWVARELPSPGSPDLWLLRVPDAAAGALDEAVLDATERRRAAALVHGTDRVRFTAAHVALRRLLGAYLRRPPEEIRFGRETCPCCGGPHGRPTVLGPGRDELFFSLSHRGDLALVGTAAVPIGVDVDLVADPEAGAELATMLHRAEQRELAALPPALRPRALARLWTRKEAYLKGLGSGLGRDPSLDYVGSAPGGPAPPAGWTLLDVPVDRGYAAAVAVRGELAVPDPTVVRLEGSLAAELVRATPPVLLTGGRPS; from the coding sequence GTGGACCGCGTGGACCGCATGGACGAAACACCGCCGTGGGTCGCCCGCGAGCTGCCTTCCCCGGGCTCGCCCGACCTCTGGCTGCTGAGGGTCCCGGACGCCGCCGCCGGCGCCCTGGACGAGGCGGTGCTCGACGCCACCGAGCGCCGCCGGGCCGCCGCCCTCGTGCACGGCACGGACCGCGTTCGGTTCACCGCCGCGCACGTCGCCCTGCGGCGCCTCCTCGGCGCGTACCTGCGCCGGCCCCCCGAGGAGATCCGCTTCGGCCGGGAGACCTGCCCCTGCTGCGGTGGGCCGCACGGCCGGCCCACCGTGCTCGGCCCGGGCCGCGACGAGCTGTTCTTCTCCCTGTCCCACCGGGGCGACCTCGCCCTCGTCGGCACGGCCGCCGTACCGATCGGCGTCGACGTGGACCTGGTCGCCGATCCGGAGGCGGGCGCCGAACTGGCCACCATGCTGCACCGCGCCGAGCAGCGGGAACTCGCGGCGCTCCCGCCCGCCCTGCGGCCCCGCGCCCTGGCCCGGCTGTGGACCCGCAAGGAGGCCTACCTGAAGGGCCTCGGCTCCGGACTGGGACGCGACCCGTCCCTGGACTACGTCGGCTCCGCACCCGGGGGCCCGGCACCACCGGCCGGCTGGACCCTGCTGGACGTCCCCGTGGACCGCGGTTACGCGGCGGCCGTGGCGGTACGCGGCGAACTCGCCGTACCGGACCCGACCGTCGTCCGCCTCGAGGGTTCCCTGGCCGCCGAACTGGTACGCGCGACGCCGCCCGTGCTCCTGACGGGAGGGAGGCCGAGCTGA